The following are from one region of the Treponema denticola genome:
- a CDS encoding alpha/beta hydrolase, whose product MKNAVVYIHGKGGSADEALYYKKFFNDDYDVLGFDYKSELPWQVGEEFQNYFDSLIPNYNEILLIANSIGAYFSMLSLSEKPIKKALFVSPIVDMENIILHMMKLAKISEEELRLKKVINIQFGEPLSWEYLSFVRKNPIAWNIPTSILYGKKDDMTSLETITNFANKIHADLTIFDEGEHWFHTEEQMDFLDTWFKRFV is encoded by the coding sequence ATGAAAAATGCAGTTGTATATATACACGGAAAAGGCGGTTCTGCCGACGAAGCGCTTTACTATAAAAAGTTTTTTAATGACGATTATGATGTTTTAGGGTTTGATTATAAATCGGAGTTACCTTGGCAGGTAGGTGAAGAATTTCAAAACTATTTTGATTCCCTTATTCCAAATTATAATGAAATCTTATTAATTGCAAACAGTATAGGGGCTTACTTTTCTATGTTGTCCTTATCGGAAAAACCGATCAAAAAAGCTCTGTTTGTTTCCCCCATTGTCGATATGGAAAATATCATTTTACACATGATGAAACTGGCAAAGATATCCGAAGAAGAGCTTAGACTAAAAAAAGTCATCAACATTCAGTTCGGCGAACCCTTATCGTGGGAATATCTTTCTTTTGTCAGAAAAAATCCTATAGCATGGAACATTCCTACCAGCATTCTTTACGGTAAAAAAGACGATATGACTTCTTTAGAAACAATAACGAATTTTGCGAATAAAATACATGCGGACTTAACGATTTTTGATGAGGGAGAGCATTGGTTTCATACTGAAGAACAAATGGATTTTTTGGATACTTGGTTTAAAAGATTCGTTTGA
- a CDS encoding CPBP family intramembrane glutamic endopeptidase gives MSRKKAIFLYLLGTLGQIWMIFIIVFILRNLGMVVDYTMPMGMVAIGIGGVSSALWGTIIAVRYKKYGTKKILKDFFAIKQNTGSYLFVIVFLFLDFCYVAFDGKLALNAWYIPIILFLKAILFGGIEEVGWRYVFQPIMMERHSYISSTLITFVLWGIWHFSYFYIEGTLPQVRAFGFLLGLLTNCFILSALFIKTNSLWICVMTHSLINVFSQLAVGGNQNIAYACKIIIIVMATVLSIREQNKKATDVSVL, from the coding sequence ATGAGTCGAAAAAAAGCAATTTTCCTTTATTTATTAGGAACCTTAGGGCAAATATGGATGATATTTATTATCGTTTTTATATTGCGTAATTTGGGTATGGTTGTAGATTATACGATGCCAATGGGAATGGTTGCTATTGGAATAGGTGGAGTTTCATCTGCTCTATGGGGAACTATTATTGCAGTTAGATACAAAAAGTACGGTACGAAGAAAATATTAAAGGATTTTTTCGCTATAAAGCAAAACACCGGCAGTTATTTATTCGTTATTGTGTTCTTGTTTTTGGATTTTTGCTATGTTGCATTTGATGGAAAATTAGCGTTGAATGCGTGGTATATTCCTATTATCTTATTTCTTAAAGCAATCCTTTTTGGTGGGATTGAAGAAGTAGGGTGGAGATATGTTTTTCAACCAATTATGATGGAACGCCATAGTTATATTAGTTCAACTTTAATTACTTTTGTTCTATGGGGAATATGGCATTTTTCTTATTTCTACATTGAAGGAACATTGCCGCAAGTACGGGCGTTTGGATTTTTGCTTGGATTGTTGACTAATTGCTTTATTTTATCCGCATTATTTATAAAGACAAACAGTTTGTGGATATGTGTGATGACACATTCGTTAATAAATGTTTTCTCACAATTAGCAGTAGGTGGTAATCAAAATATAGCTTATGCTTGTAAAATAATTATTATAGTAATGGCAACTGTTCTTTCGATTAGAGAGCAAAATAAAAAAGCAACTGATGTGTCAGTTCTTTGA
- a CDS encoding ABC transporter ATP-binding protein, with amino-acid sequence MLKVIRKFFAFCGEENRQKFITSIRLNVIQALFEALKIPAIAVMIRALMNGTVDTKDILLSLGIMLISIAGSGLLKSKAVMLQTEGGYDTCAKKRVEIAEHMRYLPMGYFNANSLGQITSITTNIMESLENIATRVVMLVCDGLLTTSLIVVMLFFFDWRIACVLLCGFSLFLFANSRLRIASEKVSGKKIRADERLVEKVLEYLQGMTEVKAYRLTGVKSKELNEAISENSKINIDMEMTLVPRIALQSFIAKLTGVSMVAFSCAFYCAGSMDALTAVVMVISAFIIYTSLETAGQYSSLLRVVDMSVDRAQEILNTPQMDISGETIEPAVRDITAQDIAFSYEKRKIIDGISLHIPEKTTTAIVGPSGGGKTTLVNLLARFWDVDGGTVMLGDRNVKDYDMDSLMANFSFVFQSVYLFHDTIANNIRFGQPGAPMEDVIAAAKKACCHDFISSLPQGYDTVVGEGGASLSGGEKQRISIARAMMKNAPVIFLDEATANIDPENENELVHAIQALTAEKTVIMIAHRLKTVERADQIIVVDRGKIVQQGTHAELMDQDGIYRNFIGERREAASWKVHK; translated from the coding sequence ATGCTTAAAGTTATTAGAAAGTTTTTTGCGTTCTGCGGTGAAGAAAACCGCCAGAAATTTATCACTTCCATTCGGCTCAATGTTATTCAGGCTCTGTTTGAGGCGCTAAAGATTCCGGCGATTGCGGTGATGATTCGGGCGCTGATGAACGGAACGGTAGACACAAAAGATATCCTGCTCTCGTTAGGGATTATGCTGATCAGCATTGCCGGATCGGGATTGCTAAAATCAAAGGCTGTTATGTTGCAGACCGAAGGGGGTTATGACACTTGTGCGAAAAAGCGGGTGGAGATTGCGGAGCACATGCGGTATCTTCCGATGGGATACTTTAACGCCAACAGCCTCGGGCAGATTACATCTATTACAACTAACATAATGGAAAGTCTTGAAAATATTGCGACTCGTGTGGTAATGCTTGTCTGTGACGGCTTGCTTACAACCTCGCTTATTGTCGTCATGCTGTTTTTCTTTGACTGGAGAATCGCCTGTGTGCTGCTCTGCGGTTTTTCGCTGTTTCTTTTTGCAAACAGCCGTCTCCGGATTGCTTCCGAAAAGGTATCGGGAAAAAAGATACGCGCAGATGAAAGGCTCGTCGAAAAGGTTTTGGAATACCTGCAAGGGATGACCGAGGTTAAGGCTTACCGGTTGACGGGAGTAAAGAGCAAGGAATTAAATGAGGCTATCTCGGAAAACAGTAAGATCAATATCGACATGGAAATGACACTGGTTCCCCGCATAGCATTGCAGAGTTTTATCGCCAAGCTTACCGGTGTGTCAATGGTAGCTTTTTCATGCGCATTCTATTGTGCCGGAAGCATGGACGCCTTGACTGCCGTTGTCATGGTAATCTCCGCATTTATCATCTATACCAGTCTGGAAACGGCAGGACAATACTCATCACTGCTGCGCGTGGTTGATATGAGCGTTGACCGGGCGCAGGAAATTCTGAACACGCCGCAGATGGATATATCCGGAGAAACGATTGAACCGGCAGTACGCGATATTACTGCTCAGGATATCGCATTTTCGTATGAGAAGCGAAAGATCATCGACGGGATTTCATTGCATATCCCTGAAAAGACCACGACGGCGATTGTCGGCCCTTCCGGCGGAGGGAAAACCACCTTGGTAAATCTGCTTGCACGGTTCTGGGATGTAGACGGGGGAACCGTTATGCTGGGAGACCGGAATGTGAAGGATTACGATATGGATTCCTTAATGGCGAATTTCAGCTTTGTGTTCCAATCGGTCTATTTATTCCACGACACCATTGCCAACAATATCCGCTTTGGTCAGCCCGGCGCTCCGATGGAGGATGTGATCGCTGCGGCAAAAAAGGCCTGCTGCCATGACTTTATCTCAAGCCTTCCCCAAGGATACGATACGGTTGTCGGTGAAGGCGGCGCAAGTCTTTCCGGCGGCGAGAAGCAGCGCATCTCCATTGCCCGCGCCATGATGAAAAACGCACCGGTCATCTTTTTGGATGAGGCAACTGCCAACATTGATCCCGAAAACGAAAACGAACTGGTGCACGCCATCCAGGCGCTCACCGCCGAAAAGACCGTCATCATGATTGCCCACCGGCTGAAAACCGTAGAGAGAGCCGATCAGATTATCGTCGTAGACCGCGGCAAGATTGTGCAGCAGGGCACACATGCCGAACTGATGGATCAGGACGGCATATACCGCAACTTTATCGGCGAGAGGCGCGAAGCTGCAAGCTGGAAGGTGCATAAATAG
- a CDS encoding ABC transporter ATP-binding protein encodes MKEKEKSPSPIAWALGQTGEHKGQYVLSVILAVIGVAFSIAPYFVVAGIVHGLMGGNKDLSYYMIRCLIIAAFWFCRVLFHALSTSTSHRATFAVLGEIRKRCTEKLTRMPLGAVLEQSSGALKNILIERIDSIETTLAHIVPEFTANLLIPVIILIYIFTIDWRMGLASLATIPVGFFCYGLMMKGSPQFYQRTVTATKALNDTAVEYIGGIQVIKVFGNTKSSYDRFVHDAYEAAHSYIDWMRSCILTFTFATVIMPATMVSVLPIGGLLVKGGSLPPQNLVTIIILSVGIITPLITLMSYSDDFRTMGTIFGEVQSILYAPEMERPLDGAIPKENTLQLQDVHFSYKEKEVLHGISMEIPEGSFIALVGPSGSGKSTIARLIASLWDVSSGSILLGDTDIREIPQEAYSDKIAFVSQDNYLFNMTVRENIRIGRADATDAEVEEAARQSGCHEFILELEHGYDTVVGTSGGHLSGGERQRISIARAMLKAAPIIILDEATAYTDPENEAVIQRSISKLTEGKTLIVIAHRLSTITAADCIYVIKDGAVADSGTHDELLSHHGLYETMWNAHIEVKDHA; translated from the coding sequence ATGAAGGAAAAAGAAAAAAGTCCTTCGCCTATCGCGTGGGCGTTGGGACAAACAGGGGAACACAAAGGACAATATGTTCTAAGTGTTATCCTCGCAGTTATCGGCGTGGCCTTTTCTATCGCACCGTATTTTGTTGTTGCCGGCATCGTACACGGTTTGATGGGCGGAAACAAAGACCTTTCATATTATATGATACGCTGTCTGATTATTGCAGCGTTCTGGTTTTGCCGTGTACTGTTTCATGCGCTTAGCACATCGACAAGTCATAGGGCAACGTTTGCAGTGCTCGGGGAAATCCGAAAACGCTGCACGGAAAAACTAACAAGAATGCCGCTGGGTGCGGTGTTGGAGCAAAGTTCCGGGGCGCTCAAAAATATACTCATCGAACGTATCGACAGCATTGAAACGACACTGGCGCATATCGTTCCGGAGTTCACCGCAAATTTACTGATCCCCGTCATCATTTTGATCTACATTTTTACCATTGACTGGCGTATGGGGCTGGCTTCTCTTGCAACGATACCGGTTGGCTTTTTCTGTTACGGTCTTATGATGAAGGGCAGTCCTCAATTTTATCAACGCACGGTTACAGCCACAAAGGCGCTCAATGATACGGCGGTTGAATATATCGGCGGTATTCAAGTCATCAAGGTTTTCGGAAATACAAAAAGTTCCTACGACCGCTTCGTGCATGACGCCTATGAAGCAGCTCACAGCTATATCGATTGGATGCGCTCCTGTATTCTCACCTTTACATTCGCCACGGTAATCATGCCCGCCACAATGGTTTCCGTGCTCCCCATCGGCGGTCTTTTGGTAAAAGGTGGATCTCTTCCGCCTCAGAATCTGGTAACAATTATTATTCTCTCTGTCGGCATCATCACGCCGCTTATAACCTTGATGAGTTATTCGGACGACTTTCGAACGATGGGAACTATCTTCGGTGAAGTTCAAAGTATTCTGTATGCTCCCGAAATGGAGCGCCCGTTAGATGGAGCTATTCCAAAAGAAAATACATTGCAGCTGCAGGATGTTCATTTTTCGTATAAGGAAAAGGAAGTGCTTCACGGTATTTCTATGGAAATTCCGGAGGGCAGTTTTATTGCGCTGGTCGGTCCTTCCGGCAGCGGAAAAAGTACCATTGCGCGCCTTATCGCTTCGCTCTGGGATGTGAGCAGCGGCTCAATTTTGCTGGGGGATACGGACATTCGCGAAATTCCGCAAGAGGCCTATTCGGATAAGATCGCCTTTGTTTCTCAGGACAATTATCTATTCAACATGACGGTCAGGGAAAATATCCGCATCGGACGGGCGGATGCAACTGATGCGGAAGTGGAGGAAGCGGCGAGACAAAGCGGTTGCCATGAATTCATTTTGGAGCTGGAGCACGGTTACGATACCGTGGTAGGCACTTCCGGCGGGCATCTTTCCGGCGGTGAGCGGCAGCGTATTTCCATTGCCAGAGCAATGCTGAAAGCGGCGCCCATTATCATTTTGGATGAGGCAACCGCCTACACCGATCCTGAAAACGAAGCGGTTATTCAGCGCTCTATCTCTAAGCTGACGGAGGGTAAGACGCTCATCGTGATTGCGCACCGGCTTTCTACGATTACTGCTGCCGATTGTATTTATGTCATTAAAGACGGTGCCGTTGCAGATAGCGGAACCCATGATGAGCTTCTTTCTCATCACGGGTTATATGAAACGATGTGGAATGCACATATTGAGGTGAAAGATCATGCTTAA
- a CDS encoding TetR/AcrR family transcriptional regulator, whose amino-acid sequence MPRDKTANHIKIIAAAKAEFMEMGFDKSSMRSISKRCGMTAAGIYRHCVDKEDLFDQIVAPAVDRINAWLDAHVARYANAVRHEEHVQWRDSEIDMMREIVYPNMEEYHLLLAKSRGSKYEHFLHDLTEGQQAQLLQYLPMLKAQGYAVKDIDSKELHLLLSAYTTALFEPVIHNYSLEEALHCLKAVEAFFVPGWKQLFGF is encoded by the coding sequence ATGCCGAGGGACAAAACCGCCAATCATATAAAAATTATAGCCGCAGCAAAAGCCGAATTTATGGAGATGGGCTTTGATAAATCTTCTATGCGTAGTATCAGCAAACGCTGCGGTATGACGGCTGCGGGAATATATCGGCATTGTGTAGATAAAGAAGATCTATTCGATCAAATTGTCGCTCCTGCGGTGGACCGCATAAATGCTTGGCTGGATGCACATGTTGCGCGTTATGCGAACGCAGTCCGTCACGAAGAACATGTACAGTGGCGCGATTCAGAAATAGACATGATGCGCGAGATTGTCTATCCGAATATGGAGGAATATCATCTATTACTGGCAAAATCGCGGGGGAGTAAGTACGAGCATTTCCTCCACGATCTTACAGAGGGGCAGCAGGCGCAGCTTTTACAATATCTGCCGATGTTGAAAGCGCAAGGATACGCCGTAAAAGACATAGATTCAAAGGAGCTGCATCTTCTGCTTTCGGCATATACGACCGCTCTTTTTGAACCGGTTATCCATAATTACAGTTTGGAAGAAGCATTACATTGCCTGAAAGCGGTAGAGGCATTCTTTGTTCCGGGCTGGAAGCAGTTATTCGGGTTTTAA
- a CDS encoding 2'-5' RNA ligase family protein, translating to MKQNNIPQQTHFIGVLLPDDISLSLEDCRRYMNRAYGCKSGHGTPIHVTLVPPFRLQKDYSTDDLIRAIEKEVLPKGLGFTAHIDNFDAFGDRTLFAKVVADENWTRLRDETVKAILNACPGSTKKDRRPFQPHATVSNRDIPAGATAKALQVMNELNLVDAFPVDNITIFERKANRWEAAVTMELLI from the coding sequence ATGAAGCAAAACAATATTCCGCAGCAAACGCATTTTATCGGTGTCTTATTGCCGGATGATATAAGCCTCAGCCTTGAAGATTGCCGGCGATATATGAACAGGGCTTACGGATGTAAGTCGGGACATGGTACTCCAATCCATGTTACTCTTGTTCCTCCGTTCAGATTGCAAAAAGACTATTCAACCGATGATTTAATAAGAGCAATTGAAAAAGAAGTTTTGCCTAAGGGCCTAGGTTTTACGGCTCATATAGATAATTTTGATGCGTTTGGAGATAGAACTCTTTTTGCAAAAGTAGTTGCAGATGAAAATTGGACAAGGCTCCGTGATGAAACCGTAAAAGCAATTTTGAACGCCTGTCCGGGCTCTACCAAAAAAGACCGAAGGCCTTTTCAGCCTCATGCCACTGTTTCAAATCGGGATATTCCAGCGGGGGCAACGGCAAAGGCTCTTCAGGTTATGAATGAATTGAACCTTGTGGATGCTTTTCCGGTTGATAATATCACGATTTTTGAACGGAAAGCCAACAGGTGGGAAGCCGCTGTTACTATGGAATTGCTCATATAG
- a CDS encoding DUF5714 domain-containing protein: protein MKDECIVCKAPLEYLEYDEMMECVLCRKKELSKTRCEKGHYVCNECHTKGMDSIIGICLSEKSKNPIEIIEKLMAAPFCHMHGPEHHVMVGSALLTAYKNAGGDIDLEQDLIEMQKRGKSVPGGVCGFWGACGAGISTGMFVSIISKSTPLENEPWGLSNKMTSKSLEAIGNIGGPRCCKRDSYISLLTAIDFIKEIFNINMEKSEIHCTHYTKNNQCIGARCPFRN, encoded by the coding sequence ATGAAAGATGAATGTATAGTATGTAAGGCACCGCTGGAGTATCTCGAATATGATGAGATGATGGAGTGCGTACTTTGCCGCAAAAAAGAATTAAGTAAAACCAGATGTGAAAAAGGTCATTATGTATGTAATGAATGCCATACAAAAGGAATGGATTCAATTATAGGCATTTGTTTAAGTGAAAAAAGTAAGAATCCTATTGAAATTATTGAAAAGCTGATGGCTGCACCATTTTGTCATATGCACGGGCCTGAACATCATGTGATGGTAGGTTCTGCACTATTGACAGCATATAAAAATGCAGGCGGAGATATTGATTTAGAACAAGACCTAATTGAGATGCAAAAAAGAGGAAAAAGTGTGCCGGGCGGAGTTTGCGGATTTTGGGGAGCCTGCGGTGCAGGAATAAGTACAGGCATGTTTGTTTCCATTATTTCTAAATCTACACCGCTTGAGAATGAGCCGTGGGGACTTTCAAATAAAATGACTTCCAAATCACTTGAAGCAATAGGAAATATTGGAGGACCAAGGTGTTGCAAAAGAGATTCCTATATATCGCTGCTTACGGCTATAGATTTTATTAAAGAAATTTTTAATATAAATATGGAAAAATCTGAAATACATTGTACTCACTACACAAAGAACAATCAATGTATTGGCGCTAGATGTCCATTCAGAAACTAG
- the pepF gene encoding oligoendopeptidase F, with amino-acid sequence MKNSTTPKRSEIAKSDKWNIELLFKNEEEWEAALASIPEGGKEILKYKEAFSKPETIDAATLLACLKASTGVDRIAEKVGNYAFLQKSSNEGDPENIKRISKYMMTVTELSAATSWLMPAIMEIPEEKIRSWIDPSSPTGKDFADFKVSLEKTLYLKPHTLSDKEEKILSLLSEPHGTPSQAFSVLTNVDFDFGTITTKEGDIKLTQSSYSKFMQNPDRALREKAYKQLYGVYGAHKNTIASLYTGQVQQNVALAKIRGYASAREKSLYVDKVPTAVYDNLVDTIHKNLKPLHKFYSMLKKHLGLKELRHYDVYMPLVSEVKKVTPYNEAVDIITEALKPLGEEYVKTIRNGLLNGWVDKYENEGKRSGAFSAGGYDSDPYILMNYKEDVIRDVFTLVHEGGHSMHSWYSVRNNPYPCYHYTIFEAEVASTFNEELLFRHMLKTSTDPKMRAYLLSVRASDILATLYRQTMFAEYEKITHALVESGTPLTVENLRSEYRKLLELYFGPEMVFEDVSDLEGMRIPHFYRAFYVYKYSTGISASMALAERVCSGGDKEREDYFKFLKSGGSRYPIESLKLAGVDMASPAPVQAACDNFAKIVDELEKALEELKK; translated from the coding sequence ATGAAAAACTCAACTACACCTAAACGTTCCGAGATCGCCAAAAGCGACAAATGGAATATTGAATTACTTTTTAAGAATGAAGAAGAATGGGAAGCAGCCCTTGCTTCTATTCCGGAAGGCGGAAAAGAAATCTTAAAATATAAAGAAGCTTTTTCCAAGCCTGAAACAATCGATGCGGCAACCCTGCTTGCCTGCCTAAAGGCTTCAACAGGGGTTGATAGAATTGCGGAAAAGGTCGGAAACTATGCCTTTTTGCAAAAATCTTCAAACGAGGGAGATCCCGAAAACATCAAACGGATAAGTAAATACATGATGACCGTTACAGAGCTTTCGGCTGCCACCAGCTGGCTCATGCCCGCCATCATGGAAATCCCTGAAGAAAAAATCCGCTCATGGATTGACCCTTCAAGCCCCACAGGAAAGGACTTTGCCGATTTTAAGGTTTCCTTGGAAAAGACCTTGTACCTAAAACCCCACACCCTTTCCGACAAGGAAGAAAAGATTTTAAGCCTTTTAAGCGAGCCCCACGGCACACCTAGCCAAGCCTTTTCGGTTCTAACCAACGTAGACTTTGATTTCGGTACAATCACAACAAAAGAAGGAGATATAAAACTGACTCAATCTTCTTATTCAAAGTTTATGCAAAATCCCGACAGAGCTTTGCGCGAAAAGGCCTATAAGCAGCTTTACGGCGTATACGGTGCACATAAAAACACAATTGCAAGCCTGTACACGGGACAGGTTCAGCAAAATGTCGCCCTTGCAAAAATACGGGGCTATGCTTCTGCCAGAGAAAAATCCCTCTATGTAGATAAGGTTCCTACAGCCGTTTATGACAACCTCGTAGATACCATTCATAAGAATTTAAAACCCTTGCATAAATTCTACAGCATGTTAAAAAAACATTTAGGCCTAAAAGAACTCCGCCACTATGATGTTTACATGCCCTTAGTCAGCGAAGTAAAAAAAGTTACCCCATATAACGAAGCCGTTGACATCATCACCGAAGCCCTAAAACCTCTCGGAGAAGAATATGTTAAAACAATCCGAAACGGTCTTTTAAACGGCTGGGTAGATAAGTACGAAAATGAGGGCAAACGCTCAGGAGCCTTTTCGGCAGGCGGATATGACAGCGATCCCTACATTCTTATGAACTATAAAGAAGATGTTATCCGTGATGTATTCACCCTTGTACACGAGGGCGGACACTCTATGCACTCATGGTATTCGGTAAGAAACAACCCCTACCCCTGCTACCACTACACCATCTTTGAAGCCGAAGTTGCCTCTACCTTTAACGAGGAGCTTTTATTCAGGCACATGCTTAAAACAAGTACCGACCCGAAAATGAGAGCCTATCTTTTGAGCGTTAGAGCTTCCGATATTCTTGCAACCCTTTACAGACAAACCATGTTTGCAGAGTACGAAAAAATTACTCACGCCCTCGTCGAAAGCGGCACGCCTCTTACAGTAGAAAATTTAAGAAGCGAATACAGAAAACTTTTGGAGCTCTATTTTGGTCCCGAAATGGTGTTTGAAGATGTAAGCGATTTGGAAGGAATGAGGATTCCTCACTTTTACAGAGCCTTCTATGTTTACAAATATTCAACAGGTATTTCAGCCTCGATGGCTCTTGCCGAAAGAGTTTGCTCAGGCGGCGACAAAGAAAGAGAAGACTACTTTAAGTTCTTAAAATCGGGAGGCTCACGCTATCCGATTGAATCCTTAAAACTTGCAGGTGTCGATATGGCAAGCCCGGCTCCGGTACAGGCAGCATGCGATAACTTTGCAAAGATTGTAGACGAACTCGAAAAAGCTCTTGAAGAATTAAAAAAATAA
- a CDS encoding M28 family peptidase — translation MIKENEDKLLNSDLFKAFLKKDLNRCDFISQWLRAHNVPHSIVNLAQKKHIIVKYPAQFYDKNFKMKTLTAHYDRTPDTQGANDNSASCFILMNFAKKLCSYTRPHNIKIIFTDGEEAGAAGLKEQGAYTLGTGLKKLKMDGDDIFVFDMCGRGDTLILSRSGIFGRDKAKTKRLDELHKRAGLLAQRACPNKWLSMLTAYSDNAGFIAAGLFAQVITVLPREEAETLLHCLPKEKLTGQNKTAISELTDMVIKNQKPPQGSPFEKIIPFTWQLMHTADDKIETLNSEAFTLTEKYLTALAENYR, via the coding sequence ATGATTAAGGAAAATGAAGATAAGCTGCTTAATTCCGATTTGTTTAAAGCCTTTTTAAAAAAAGACCTTAACCGCTGTGATTTTATATCGCAGTGGTTAAGAGCTCACAATGTTCCGCACAGCATAGTAAACCTTGCACAAAAAAAACACATCATCGTAAAATACCCTGCCCAATTTTACGATAAGAACTTTAAAATGAAAACCCTTACAGCCCACTATGACAGGACTCCCGATACCCAAGGAGCTAACGACAATTCAGCCTCTTGTTTTATCCTCATGAACTTTGCAAAAAAACTATGCTCTTACACAAGACCTCACAACATAAAAATCATCTTTACGGACGGGGAAGAAGCAGGAGCCGCAGGCCTTAAAGAACAAGGAGCATACACTCTCGGAACAGGATTAAAAAAGCTTAAAATGGATGGGGACGATATCTTTGTATTCGATATGTGCGGAAGGGGCGATACCCTAATCCTTTCACGTTCCGGAATTTTCGGACGGGATAAAGCAAAGACAAAAAGGCTCGACGAGCTTCACAAGAGGGCCGGTCTTCTAGCTCAAAGAGCTTGTCCCAATAAATGGCTTTCAATGCTTACGGCTTATAGTGACAATGCAGGCTTTATAGCCGCAGGCCTTTTTGCACAGGTCATAACCGTTCTTCCAAGAGAAGAAGCCGAAACTCTTTTACACTGCCTCCCGAAAGAAAAACTCACCGGCCAAAACAAAACAGCTATAAGCGAGCTCACAGACATGGTAATAAAAAATCAAAAACCGCCTCAAGGCTCCCCCTTCGAAAAAATAATTCCATTTACATGGCAGCTGATGCATACCGCTGATGACAAGATTGAAACTCTTAATAGCGAAGCCTTTACCCTCACCGAAAAATATCTTACAGCCTTGGCAGAGAATTACCGCTAA
- a CDS encoding Fic family protein, with amino-acid sequence MGMSYEPPFKITSKAINLISQISEKIGEISVLENTERTVQLRKKNRIKTIHSSLAIENNSLTIEQITAIIEGKRVLGPPNEIQEVKNAVQAYELLLNLNPYKQNDLLKAHQLMMNDLVKHSGKYRKGGVGIFDGKEVVHVAPPADRVPFLMNDLFDWLKSTDVHPLIKSCVFHYEFEFIHPFEDGNGRMGRLWQTVILTEWKPIFAWLPIETLIKENQKLYYKALGISDNNADSTEFIEFMLSIILKTIKEIITTELKITQKIIQKITVNQQKIIDSIKNNPYITQEELAEIVGIARLNIIKNMKKLQEQNIIKRIGADKNGYWQIIDEK; translated from the coding sequence ATGGGTATGAGTTATGAACCTCCATTTAAAATTACGTCAAAAGCTATAAATTTGATTTCTCAAATATCCGAAAAAATCGGAGAAATAAGTGTCCTTGAGAATACCGAGCGGACAGTCCAATTAAGGAAAAAAAACCGAATTAAAACAATACACTCTTCATTGGCCATTGAAAATAATTCTTTGACTATCGAACAAATTACCGCAATCATCGAAGGTAAAAGGGTGCTTGGACCGCCGAATGAAATACAGGAAGTAAAAAATGCCGTTCAAGCCTATGAATTACTTTTAAACCTGAACCCTTATAAACAAAACGATTTACTCAAAGCTCATCAGCTTATGATGAATGATCTCGTAAAACACAGCGGTAAATACAGAAAAGGAGGAGTCGGTATTTTTGACGGAAAAGAAGTAGTACATGTAGCCCCTCCTGCCGATAGAGTCCCCTTTTTAATGAATGACTTATTTGACTGGCTTAAAAGCACTGATGTTCATCCCCTAATTAAAAGCTGCGTTTTCCATTATGAGTTTGAGTTTATTCATCCGTTTGAAGACGGAAACGGCAGGATGGGGCGCTTATGGCAAACCGTGATCTTAACGGAATGGAAACCGATTTTTGCATGGCTGCCTATCGAAACTTTAATAAAAGAAAATCAAAAACTATATTACAAGGCTTTGGGAATTAGTGACAATAATGCAGACAGCACAGAATTTATTGAATTTATGTTATCGATTATTTTAAAAACAATAAAAGAGATAATTACAACCGAATTAAAGATTACTCAAAAGATTATTCAAAAGATTACTGTAAATCAACAAAAAATTATAGATTCAATAAAAAATAATCCATACATCACCCAAGAAGAACTTGCCGAAATCGTAGGAATAGCACGTCTTAATATAATTAAAAATATGAAAAAGTTGCAAGAACAAAATATAATCAAACGCATCGGTGCCGACAAAAACGGCTATTGGCAAATCATAGATGAAAAATAA